CCGCGCATGAGACGCCGTCGTTCAACTCCAGCACCTGGACCTACTGGAAGTCGAAGACGGCCAAGGTGCGCGTGAAGTTCGGCAAGGACGACAAGGTCGCCGCCATCGAGTAGCGCGGTGGCGGCACGGCCGTGACGACGTGAGAAAGGTGTGACGGCTCCTCGCCGTCACGCCTTTTTTCATCCTGACGGCGTGGGTGCCGCAGAAGGGCGGCGTCGCGGAGGCATTCGGCCTGTGGTTCACCTCCGACGCGGATTCGACCACGGCGATGCTGGCGCTGCGCGGGACCGTGACGTCCGCGGACACGAGCGCGGACGAGCAATACGCCACCACGTCCTTCGCGCCGTACTCCGGGACCTCCCTGTCGCCGGTGCCGCAGGTGCACAGCGGGTTCTGGGGCATCTACACCGGTACGAGCAGCTCCGTGCCGCGGTCGATGCAGGCGCAGGTGTTCGCGTGGCTGAAGGCGAACAACATCCAGACGCTTTACGTGACGGGCCACAGCCTGGGCGGGGGGCTGGCGGAGCTCCTGGCGTTGGACCTGGCGGTGAGCCAGCCGTCGCTGAGCGTGACGACCGTCACGTTCGCGGCGCCGAAGGCGGGGCTCGCGGATTCGTGGGGGACGGCCTACGCCCAGTACGTCACGCGTCCGGCGACGGTGCGCGTGGTCAACCAGTACGACGTGGTGCCCACCCTGCCGCCGTCGTGGATGGCGCCCAACTACACGCAGGTGGGTGTGGAGTTCGACGTGCTCTTC
The sequence above is drawn from the Corallococcus sp. NCRR genome and encodes:
- a CDS encoding lipase family protein — translated: MPQKGGVAEAFGLWFTSDADSTTAMLALRGTVTSADTSADEQYATTSFAPYSGTSLSPVPQVHSGFWGIYTGTSSSVPRSMQAQVFAWLKANNIQTLYVTGHSLGGGLAELLALDLAVSQPSLSVTTVTFAAPKAGLADSWGTAYAQYVTRPATVRVVNQYDVVPTLPPSWMAPNYTQVGVEFDVLFYNKLGDTSTQEATIRHEMDNYLTVLTQALPATPQIYEGYFPDGVYTDSHDNPLQDTSVAPTADAVANAQASVKAMPRPPVDQPQGHRVATK